Proteins from one Setaria italica strain Yugu1 chromosome V, Setaria_italica_v2.0, whole genome shotgun sequence genomic window:
- the LOC101769362 gene encoding eukaryotic translation initiation factor 6-2: protein MASRVKFENSCEVGVFARLTNAYCLVPAEASESFYSVLDAELAGTVPVVRSSIAGTRIVGRLCVGNKRGLLLPHTATDQEIQHLRNSLPDEVVVKCVDERLSALGNCIACNDYVALTHPDLDKETEEVISDVLGVEVFRQTIAGNILVGSYCTFTNKGGLVHPQTSVEDLDELSTLLQVPLVAGTVNRGSDVISAGIAVNDWTAFCGSDTTATEVSVVESVFRLRDPRPGALGSDVKSSMVQDLFKS, encoded by the exons ATGGCGTCCC GCGTCAAGTTCGAGAACTCGTGCGAGGTGGGCGTCTTCGCGAGGCTCACCAACGCCTACTGCCTCGTCCCCGCCGAAGCCTCCGAGAGCTTCTACAG TGTGCTCGACGCCGAGCTCGCCGGCACCGTCCCCGTGGTCAGATCCTCCATCGCCGGCACCAGGATCGTCGGCAGGCTCTGCGTCG GTAACAAGAGAGGGCTGCTTCTTCCCCATACCGCCACCGATCAAG AGATCCAGCACCTGAGGAACAGCCTGCCTGATGAGGTGGTCGTCAAGTGCGTCGACGAGCGCCTTTCCGCCCTGGGAAACTGCATCGCCTGCAACGACTACGTCGCTCTCACGCACCCTGACCTGGACAAG GAAACTGAGGAGGTCATCTCAGATGTTCTTGGGGTGGAAGTGTTCAGGCAAACGATTGCAGGCAACATCCTGGTTGGGAGCTACTGCACCTTCACGAACAAAGGAGGCCTC GTTCACCCGCAGACGTCGGTGGAGGACCTGGACGAGCTGTCGACGCTGCTGCAGGTGCCCCTGGTCGCCGGCACCGTCAACAGGGGCAGCGACGTCATCTCCGCCGGCATCGCGGTCAACGACTGGACGGCGTTCTGCGGCTCCGACACCACGGCCACCGAGGTCTCGGTGGTCGAGAGCGTCTTCAGGCTCAGGGACCCCCGCCCGGGTGCCCTGGGTTCAGACGTGAAGAGCTCCATGGTTCAGGATTTATTCAAGAGTTGA
- the LOC101769762 gene encoding pentatricopeptide repeat-containing protein At1g80270, mitochondrial: MWALRRAGNPLRVRAQQVVSARGCASLEVLLNADAKDVEEHHEGNCQKACCCCKPKLPAFRLSFSSSRIALGRSFSSQAGASSGNKDDLLEDGFSDLEVPPEADKKDASLTSEDSSDEDAADEIGLPDVDADAKPEKEHMNRVSDSILLKAMLETPRHEVTKALEKWANDGNVLDRGELFFVLLNLRKRRWFGKALQLLEWVEESKLLEFVERDYASRVDLTAKVYGLHKAEQYIEKIPAAHRGEIVYRTLLANCVQEANVNKAEKVFNRMKDLGFQPTIFSFNQLLLLYKRVDKKKITDVLAMMEKENVKPSLFSYKLLVDAKGTSRDIEGMEKVIEQMETEGVEPDLTFKATAARHYIFDGQREKAEALLESMEGDDINTNRAACKILLPLYAFLGKNDDVERIWKVCKDNTRLDECHSAIQAFGTLGDVEKAEEVFENMFLRWKTLSSKYYNAMLKVYANQNLLDKGKELAKRMDENHIKFGNTTLDALVKLYVDAGEVEKADSLLHKLSQKHRIRPQYSSYLMLLDCYSKKGDVHNSERVFHKLRQIGYTGRIRQYQLLLHAYLHAKAPAYGFKERMKADNIFPNNAVATLITATDPFVKKKSISDLLD; the protein is encoded by the exons ATGTGGGCCCTCCGCCGTGCCGGCAACCCTCTCAG GGTCCGTGCACAACAAGTTGTGAGCGCACGTGGTTGCGCAAGTCTTGAGGTGCTGCTAAATGCAGATGCAAAGGATGTAGAGGAGCATCATGAGGGTAATTGTCAGAAAGCTTGCTGCTGTTGTAAGCCAAAGTTGCCAGCCTTTCGGTTGTCATTTTCATCAAGCCGGATTGCTTTGGGTAGGAGTTTCTCCTCTCAGGCAGGTGCAAGTTCTGGTAACAAAGATGATTTGTTGGAGGATGGGTTTTCTGATCTGGAGGTTCCGCCAGAAGCTGATAAAAAGGATGCCAGTTTGACATCTGAAGATAGTTCTGATGAAGATGCCGCTGATGAAATTGGCTTGCCTGATGTGGATGCTGATGCAAAACCTGAGAAGGAGCACATGAACAGGGTCTCTGATTCCATCCTCCTTAAAGCTATGTTGGAAACTCCGAGGCATGAGGTCACTAAAGCACTTGAAAAATGGGCTAATGATGGCAATGTGCTCGATAGGGGCGAACTCTTTTTCGTTCTTCTTAACCTTCGAAAGCGGAGGTGGTTCGGCAAAGCCTTGCAG CTTCTGGAATGGGTTGAAGAATCCAAACTGCTTGAGTTTGTAGAGCGTGATTACGCTTCACGCGTTGATTTGACGGCTAAGGTTTATGGCCTTCACAAAGCAGAACAGTATATTGAGAAAATTCCTGCAGCTCATAGGGGTGAGATTGTTTATAGAACACTTTTGGCCAATTGTGTTCAAGAAGCAAATGTCAACAAAGCAGAGAAAGTCTTCAATAGGATGAAGGATCTTGGATTTCAACCTACAATATTTTCTTTCAATCAGCTTCTGCTACTTTACAAAAGGGTGGACAAAAAGAAGATCACTGATGTTCTTGCCATGATGGAGAAGGAGAATGTGAAACCATCTCTCTTTTCATACAAGCTCCTTGTAGATGCCAAGGGCACATCTAGAGATATAGAGGGTATGGAGAAGGTCATTGAACAAATGGAAACAGAAGGTGTTGAGCCAGATCTTACGTTTAAAGCTACAGCTGCAAGGCACTACATATTTGATGGTCAGCGTGAGAAAGCAGAAGCGCTTTTGGAGTCAATGGAAGGTGATGATATCAACACAAATCGTGCTGCTTGCAAGATTTTGTTACCTTTGTATGCTTTTCTGGGCAAGAATGATGATGTGGAAAGGATTTGGAAGGTGTGCAAGGATAATACTAGGCTAGATGAGTGTCATTCTGCTATACAGGCCTTTGGTACGCTTGGTGATGTTGAAAAGGCAGAAGAAGTTTTTGAGAATATGTTTTTGAGATGGAAAACACTCTCTTCCAAATACTACAATGCTATGCTAAAGGTGTATGCCAATCAGAACCTCTTAGACAAGGGAAAGGAGTTGGCAAAGCGGATGGATGAAAACCATATCAAATTTGGGAACACAACTTTGGATGCGCTTGTGAAGCTATATGTCGACGCAGGAGAAGTGGAGAAAGCTGATTCCCTATTGCACAAGTTATCTCAGAAGCATAGGATCAGGCCTCAGTACAGCTCATACCTGATGCTGCTTGACTGTTACTCGAAGAAAGGAGACGTCCACAACTCAGAGAGAGTGTTCCATAAGCTGCGGCAGATTGGCTACACTGGGAGGATCAGGCAGTACCAATTGCTGCTCCATGCATATCTACATGCAAAGGCCCCTGCTTATGGGTTCAAAGAGAGGATGAAGGCTGACAACATTTTCCCCAACAATGCTGTGGCGACTTTGATTACAGCTACTGATCCGTTTGTTAAGAAGAAATCGATATCCGACTTGCTCGATTAG